From the Verrucomicrobiia bacterium genome, the window TCCTGTCGCAGATCCTCTGCGGCGGGAAATTGAGCCGCCTCTACCCCCTCGTCGAAGAAGGCCTGGCTTCGGCCATTGCCTGCGAGGCGGACAAGGCCCATGATCCCACGCTGTTTTCGACCACGGTGACGCTCGCGCCCGGCGCGAAACACGCGGAAACGGAGGCCCGGATCTTCGCGGCGTACGAAGCGCTCAAAAAAAATCCGCCTTCGGAGGCCGAGCTTGTCGTCGCGCAGAACAAAATCCTCGTCGCGGCCGCCTACCGGAGGGACGGCTTCTTCAACATGGCGCTCGACATGAGCGTCTCGATTGCCGCGGCCGATTGGACGCTGGCCGTGGATTTTCCGGAAAAAATCCGCAAGGTCACGGCTTCCGACGTGCAGCGCGCGGCGCAGACCTATTTCCTCGACGGCCAGGCTACGGTGGGACGCCTGATTTCCAAAAATCCGCCTCCGTCCGCGGGCGGGACTTTGCCCGAGGCCGCGGCCATGCCGTCCTCCGAAGTCCCGGCTCTCGCACCGGAACCCGCGGCTTCGAACGCGGCCGCACTCCCTGAAAAATTTTCCGACCGCATGACCGTGAGCGAACACGGCGGGCTCACGATCGTCGCGCTCAGGACCGCGACGCCGGGCGTGATGTCGGTCGCCGGATCTTTCCGGGGCGGCGGCACGGCCTATGACGCGAATCCCGTGCTTCCAACCCTGACGGGCGAGCTGCTGGACGAAGGCACGACGAGCCGGAACAAATATGAAATCGCGCGGGAGATCGAAGCGCGCGGCATGGAATTGGAATTCGGGGTGAAAGAGGAACGCGCGGGGTTTAAGGCGCGCTTTCTCAGCGCGGACCAGGATGCCGCCCTCGGCCTCATCGCGGACCAGATGCGCCGGCCTTTGTTCGCGGAGACCGACTTCAACATCGAGAAAAAAGTCCTGGAATCCGGCATCCGCCAGGCCATGGGCGACACGCAGGACCAGGCCAAACGCGCGCTTTCGCGCCTCCTTTATCCGCAGGGGCATCCCTACCGCAGGCCGGACTACGGCGAAGAGCTGTCCTTCCTTTCCTCCGTCACGCTGCAGCAGGTCAAAGATTTCCATGCATCGCATTACGGCCCCCAGGAGATGTTCGTCGTGGCCGTGGGCGACGTGGATCCTGAGGCGTTTGAAAAAAGCGCGCTGCGGGCCTTTGGCGATTGGGAGAAAAAAGATGTGCCCGCGCTCCGGATCGAAAAGGCCGCACAGGGTGCGGCCGTGAAGCAGCACGTGCCGGTGCCCGGCAAGGTCAACATCGACGTCACCATGGGGCACGTGCTCGACCTCGAGCGCACGAGCCCGGACTTCGTGCCCGTTTACATGGCCAATCGCGTCCTGGGAGGCGATTTCATGGGGCGGCTTTTCACTAAAGTCCGGGACGAAAAAGGGCTGAGCTACCACGTTTATTCTTATTTGAATGGTTTTGACGCGGGCCTGGGCGGGACCTGGCAGATCGACATGACCGTGAACCGCAAGACGCTGGAACCGGGGCTCGCGGCGGCTTTCGAGGAATACGAAAAATTCAAACGCGACGGGACCTTCGAGCAGGAACTCCAGAAAAAGAAAACGGGCGCTCTGGGAAATTTTCAGGTGGGAATTTCCACGACGCCCAATCTGGCGCGCGAACTTTTGAGGGCGCTCGAAAGCGGGCTGGGCGCGGGCTATCTCGATCATTTTCCGGAGCAGGTCCGGGCCTTGACCGTCGAAGATACCAACCGCGCGATCCGCGAATATTTCCATCCCGACAAAGTGAGCGTCGTGACGGCCGGCGACCTGCAGGAAACTCCGGCGGCCCAAGCCCAAACGGCTTAGGCCGCCGTTTCAATTCATCTTCTTTCTTTAAACGCCCACGGGCTGCAGCTGCGACGTGCACGCGCAGCAGCGCGTCGCTTTGAGCGGAATCGTGGAAATACAGAACGGACATTCCTTGGTCGTCGGCGCGGCGGCCGGAGCCGGGGGCTTTTCCGTGAGCCGGCTGACCTGCTTGATCACCACGAAAATGACGAAGGCCACGATCAGGAAATTGATGATCGTGTTCAGAAATACGCCATAATTGAGGGTCGGGGCGCCCGCCTTCTGGGCTTCTGCCAGCGACGCGTAAGACGCTCCCGAAAGGCTGACGAACAAATTGCTGAAGTCCACCTTGCCCAGGAGCATCCCGATGGGCGGCATGATCACGTCGTTGACCAGCGACGTGATGATTTTTCCGAAAGCGGCGCCGACGATGACGCCGACCGCCATGTCGATGACGTTGCCGCGCATGATAAATTTTTTGAAATCTTCCAGTGTGTTAGAAGCCATGCTCTTTCCCTCCTTATGGGAATATCAGGGTCCTGTTTTGGACTCGATATAACAAAAAAAGGCGGGGCTGACAAGCCCCGCCTTTTTCCGCATTAAATTGTCCTGAAAGCTTACTGGATGGCTTCGCCCGCGACGTTGCTGGTGACCGGCGTCACGAAAAGCGTAAAGGGAAAGAACAAAAACCACCACGCCCGGCTGGAAGACTGGACGATCCGCACCTTGCTCGCGCCGTGCGCCTTGGCCGCGGCCGTGAAATCCGCCACGGTCTTCTGCAGCGTCGCATCGCCCCACACGGGCTCACGGCCCATCATGAGATGAATGGCGGCGTTGGACGTGCTGAGATGCGCGGCCGGCGTGCCGTCAGGCGACGTCAGACCGCTGAAGTCGGTGGCGACTTTCGTGCTGCTGCAGCCCGCCAGATGAAATACGGCGAGCATGAGGGCGAAGAATTTAAGGGACTTTGAGTAACGCATAAATTGCCTCCGTGGTTGGGTGTTCTATGACAAAGGTAGCGCACTCTAGCCGATGCCCGAAAAGGCGTCAATAAGGAAAAACCCTACAACCTATTGCACGGGTACGCTTTTCGTTTTCTGCTGTTCCTTCTGCGGGGTCAGTTTGGGAAGCTTGATTTCCAGGACGCCGTTGTCGTATTTGGCCGTGACATTGTCCGGAACTACTTTTTCCGGAAGCGACATGCTGCGCCGGAAGCTGCCGAAAGTCCGTTCCATGCTGTAATACCCCTGCTTGTTCTTCTCCTGATTGTCCGACTGCCTTTCCCCCGAAACCGTGAGCGTGTCTTCGGTGACGTCGATTTTGATCTGATCCTTCTGCATGCCCGGAAGGTC encodes:
- a CDS encoding pitrilysin family protein is translated as MKRSRTAPAFFFLFLSLLPLSRAEEAAAPFRLVKEKAGIQEYELVSNGLRVLVMRDASLPLASVLVTYKAGSRFETGGTRGIAHLIEHMMFKGTPRYHKDKGTAVFAVLQSLGAGIHGGTWKDGMEFVEIFPHDQLETVLDIEADRMRNSLLQDKDLKSEMPVVQSEFDLMENSPGEMLYNAVWGEAFQVHPYRYSPIGLRPDIEKARHDDLKKFYDVYFQPGNAVLAVFGNIETPQVLKIVEEKFGAIPAAPAIPEVKEREPEQKEMRRVELHKEEPVEMVMVAHKIPPAAHPDTAALEVLSQILCGGKLSRLYPLVEEGLASAIACEADKAHDPTLFSTTVTLAPGAKHAETEARIFAAYEALKKNPPSEAELVVAQNKILVAAAYRRDGFFNMALDMSVSIAAADWTLAVDFPEKIRKVTASDVQRAAQTYFLDGQATVGRLISKNPPPSAGGTLPEAAAMPSSEVPALAPEPAASNAAALPEKFSDRMTVSEHGGLTIVALRTATPGVMSVAGSFRGGGTAYDANPVLPTLTGELLDEGTTSRNKYEIAREIEARGMELEFGVKEERAGFKARFLSADQDAALGLIADQMRRPLFAETDFNIEKKVLESGIRQAMGDTQDQAKRALSRLLYPQGHPYRRPDYGEELSFLSSVTLQQVKDFHASHYGPQEMFVVAVGDVDPEAFEKSALRAFGDWEKKDVPALRIEKAAQGAAVKQHVPVPGKVNIDVTMGHVLDLERTSPDFVPVYMANRVLGGDFMGRLFTKVRDEKGLSYHVYSYLNGFDAGLGGTWQIDMTVNRKTLEPGLAAAFEEYEKFKRDGTFEQELQKKKTGALGNFQVGISTTPNLARELLRALESGLGAGYLDHFPEQVRALTVEDTNRAIREYFHPDKVSVVTAGDLQETPAAQAQTA
- the mscL gene encoding large conductance mechanosensitive channel protein MscL, encoding MASNTLEDFKKFIMRGNVIDMAVGVIVGAAFGKIITSLVNDVIMPPIGMLLGKVDFSNLFVSLSGASYASLAEAQKAGAPTLNYGVFLNTIINFLIVAFVIFVVIKQVSRLTEKPPAPAAAPTTKECPFCISTIPLKATRCCACTSQLQPVGV